A region from the Streptomyces sp. 3214.6 genome encodes:
- a CDS encoding sensor histidine kinase, with translation MQPRPASMTVWQALARPRYLVSPWPWRAAGYLLTGAVTGAVVLVALVVLVAVGGVLAVVLVGLPLLAGVAFAGLPVAALERRRLRLVDADDAPGTHVEPPAPGLRSWLTTRLRERATWRELGHALLTACLLWPAEALLLTVALVLPLSAIATPVLLATVGEGRETKVFKVWTVTGWTGALAASALGVLLLLLGEYAVGVAAGARAALTRLLVAPRGGDPEARVVELTRSRARLVDAFEAERRRIERDLHDGAQQRLVALAMTLGLARLDAPPGGPLAEQLARAHEEAGAALAELRELIHGIHPKVLADYGLEAAVADAADRSPVPVDVAFDPPALRLPQAVEAAAYFVVREALANVARHSGARRAWITGEHGAGRLVVEVRDDGRGGADPVRGTGLTGLADRVSVLDGRLTLTSPPGGPTLLRVEIPCEPSQPIQPIQPSALTEATEVTEVTEATEAVGRSA, from the coding sequence GCTCTGGCCCGCCCTCGCTACCTGGTGTCGCCGTGGCCCTGGCGGGCGGCCGGCTATCTGCTGACCGGGGCGGTCACCGGGGCCGTCGTCCTGGTCGCCCTGGTCGTGCTGGTGGCGGTGGGCGGTGTTCTCGCGGTCGTCCTGGTCGGGTTGCCGCTGCTCGCGGGCGTCGCGTTCGCGGGGCTGCCCGTGGCCGCCCTGGAGCGGCGCCGGCTGCGGCTGGTCGACGCGGACGACGCACCCGGCACACACGTCGAGCCGCCCGCGCCGGGCCTGCGCAGCTGGCTCACCACCCGCCTGCGCGAACGGGCCACCTGGCGGGAACTCGGCCACGCCCTCCTCACCGCCTGTCTGCTCTGGCCGGCCGAGGCGCTGCTGCTCACCGTCGCCCTGGTCCTGCCCCTGTCGGCGATCGCGACGCCGGTGCTGCTGGCGACGGTCGGCGAGGGCCGTGAGACGAAGGTGTTCAAGGTGTGGACGGTGACCGGCTGGACGGGCGCTCTCGCCGCGTCCGCCCTGGGCGTGCTGCTCCTCCTCCTCGGGGAGTACGCCGTCGGGGTCGCGGCGGGCGCCCGGGCCGCGCTGACCCGGCTCCTCGTCGCGCCGCGCGGGGGCGACCCGGAGGCCAGGGTGGTCGAACTGACGCGTTCCCGCGCGCGGTTGGTCGACGCGTTCGAGGCCGAGCGCCGCCGTATAGAACGCGACCTGCACGATGGCGCGCAGCAACGGCTGGTCGCCCTCGCCATGACTCTCGGCCTGGCCCGGCTCGACGCGCCGCCCGGCGGACCGCTCGCCGAACAGCTCGCCCGCGCGCACGAGGAGGCGGGCGCGGCCCTCGCCGAACTGCGCGAGCTGATCCACGGCATCCACCCCAAGGTGCTCGCCGACTACGGCTTGGAGGCGGCCGTCGCCGACGCCGCCGACCGCTCGCCCGTCCCCGTGGACGTCGCGTTCGACCCGCCCGCCCTTCGGTTGCCGCAGGCCGTGGAGGCGGCCGCCTACTTCGTGGTCCGTGAGGCGCTGGCCAACGTGGCCCGGCACAGCGGGGCGCGACGTGCGTGGATCACGGGGGAGCACGGGGCCGGACGGCTGGTCGTGGAGGTGCGGGACGACGGCCGTGGTGGCGCCGATCCGGTGCGCGGCACCGGCCTCACCGGTCTCGCGGACCGGGTGTCGGTGCTCGATGGAAGACTGACCCTGACCAGCCCGCCGGGCGGACCGACCCTGCTGCGTGTGGAGATCCCTTGCGAGCCGAGCCAGCCGATCCAGCCGATCCAGCCGAGCGCGTTGACGGAAGCGACGGAGGTGACGGAGGTGACGGAAGCGACGGAAGCGGTGGGGCGCTCCGCGTAG
- a CDS encoding response regulator, with translation MLRDGLTTLLTRFGHEVVAAVGDAQALLSAVAEHTPDVVVTDVRMPPGFQDEGLRAAVRLRAERPGLPVLVLSQYVQRAYAAELLDSGDGTGVGYLLKDRVGQVEEFVAALREVAAGGTVVDPEVVRQLLRRRRDPLARLTPREREVLELVAEGRSNGAIARRLVVSEAAVGKHIGSILTKLDLPPADDTHRRVLAVLTYLRA, from the coding sequence CTGCTGCGCGACGGCCTGACGACCCTGCTCACCCGCTTCGGCCACGAGGTCGTGGCCGCGGTCGGTGACGCGCAGGCGCTGCTGTCGGCGGTCGCCGAGCACACGCCCGACGTCGTCGTCACCGACGTCCGCATGCCGCCCGGCTTCCAGGACGAGGGACTGCGGGCGGCGGTCCGGCTGCGCGCGGAGCGGCCCGGGCTGCCGGTGCTCGTGCTCAGCCAGTACGTGCAGCGCGCCTACGCCGCCGAGCTCCTCGACTCCGGGGACGGCACCGGCGTCGGCTACCTGCTCAAGGACCGGGTCGGGCAGGTGGAGGAGTTCGTGGCCGCGCTGCGTGAGGTCGCGGCCGGCGGCACGGTCGTCGACCCGGAGGTCGTACGACAGTTGCTGCGCCGGCGCCGTGACCCGCTGGCCCGGCTCACCCCGCGCGAGCGGGAGGTGCTGGAGCTGGTCGCGGAGGGCCGGTCCAACGGGGCGATAGCGCGCCGGCTGGTGGTGTCGGAGGCGGCCGTCGGCAAGCACATCGGCAGCATCCTCACCAAGCTGGACCTGCCTCCGGCGGACGACACCCACCGCCGGGTCCTGGCGGTCCTCACGTACCTCAGGGCCTGA
- a CDS encoding GNAT family N-acetyltransferase: MDVRRVPFDHPDAVKLNAEVQAEYHERYGDGGDATTLEPSDFRPPRGVYLIAYDELDRPVATGGWRSQDSNGEGNEDGDAELKRMYVIREMRGLGLARRMLTALEEDARSAGRLRMVLETGTEQPEAIALYTSNGYTPCTKFGYYREYESSRCFAKPLTS; encoded by the coding sequence ATGGATGTACGTAGAGTCCCCTTCGACCACCCCGACGCCGTCAAGCTCAACGCCGAGGTCCAGGCCGAGTACCACGAGCGCTACGGCGACGGCGGCGACGCCACCACCCTGGAGCCGTCCGACTTCCGGCCGCCGCGCGGGGTGTACCTCATCGCGTACGACGAACTGGACCGCCCCGTGGCCACCGGCGGCTGGCGCAGCCAGGACAGCAACGGCGAGGGCAACGAGGACGGCGACGCCGAGCTGAAGCGGATGTACGTGATCCGCGAGATGCGCGGCCTGGGACTGGCCCGGCGCATGCTCACCGCTCTGGAGGAGGACGCACGAAGCGCCGGGCGGCTCCGCATGGTCCTGGAGACCGGCACCGAGCAGCCCGAGGCCATCGCCCTGTACACCTCCAACGGGTACACGCCGTGCACGAAGTTCGGCTACTACCGGGAGTACGAGTCGAGCCGCTGCTTCGCCAAGCCGCTCACCTCCTGA
- a CDS encoding exodeoxyribonuclease III — protein sequence MLTVTSVNVNGLRAAAKKGFVEWLADTSADVLCLQEVRAEPEQLPEAVRAPEGWYVTHAPAAAKGRAGVSLYTRREPDAVRVGFGSSEFDGSGRYVEADLPGVTVASLYLPSGEVGTDRQDEKVRFMDEFLAYLKDLRGRAAADGREVLITGDWNIAHQQADLKNWRSNTKNSGFLPEERDWLTRVLAPQDGGYVDVVRSLHPDVDGPYTWWSYRGRAFDNDSGWRIDLHVSTPGLAGKAVKGLVERAATHGERWSDHAPVTVVYDL from the coding sequence GTGCTGACCGTGACCTCCGTGAACGTGAATGGACTGCGAGCCGCCGCGAAGAAGGGCTTCGTGGAGTGGCTCGCGGACACCTCCGCCGACGTGCTGTGTCTGCAGGAGGTGCGGGCCGAGCCGGAGCAGTTGCCGGAGGCGGTCCGCGCCCCCGAGGGCTGGTACGTCACCCACGCCCCGGCCGCCGCGAAGGGCCGCGCCGGCGTCTCCCTCTACACGCGCCGCGAGCCGGACGCCGTCCGCGTCGGCTTCGGCTCGTCCGAGTTCGACGGCAGCGGCCGGTACGTCGAGGCCGACCTGCCCGGTGTGACGGTCGCCTCCCTCTACCTCCCGTCCGGCGAGGTCGGCACCGACCGGCAGGACGAGAAGGTCCGCTTCATGGACGAGTTCCTCGCCTACCTGAAGGACCTGCGCGGGCGTGCCGCCGCCGACGGCCGCGAGGTCCTGATCACCGGCGACTGGAACATCGCCCACCAGCAGGCCGACCTCAAGAACTGGCGCTCCAACACCAAGAACTCCGGCTTCCTCCCGGAGGAGCGGGACTGGCTGACCCGGGTCCTCGCCCCGCAGGACGGCGGGTACGTGGACGTCGTACGGTCCCTGCACCCGGACGTGGACGGGCCGTACACCTGGTGGTCGTACCGGGGGCGGGCCTTCGACAACGACTCGGGATGGCGCATCGACCTGCACGTCTCGACGCCCGGTCTCGCGGGCAAGGCCGTCAAGGGGCTCGTGGAGCGGGCCGCCACGCACGGCGAGCGCTGGTCGGACCACGCTCCGGTGACCGTCGTCTACGACCTGTAG
- a CDS encoding MerR family transcriptional regulator has protein sequence MTEKREYRTEELAREAGITVRTLRFYRERKLLPPPRREGRIAWYDDHHLARLRTIAALLERGHTLTGIAELADALDHGRGVADLLGVDGPTEEEPIHLTPEELAARFEGQVTPENLAASLDLGYLGIDGDEIVHISRRLLDVSSALVREGIPLAEVLAAGVRVREHADALAELFTALILRHATEEDLPRLRPLARSVMEAELSLALDRRLRKGN, from the coding sequence GTGACCGAGAAGCGGGAGTACAGGACTGAGGAGCTGGCCAGGGAGGCCGGCATCACGGTGCGCACCCTGCGCTTCTACCGCGAGCGCAAACTGCTCCCGCCGCCCCGCCGCGAAGGCCGTATCGCCTGGTACGACGACCATCACCTGGCCCGGCTGCGCACGATCGCGGCGCTGCTGGAGCGCGGCCACACCCTCACCGGCATCGCGGAGCTGGCGGACGCCCTCGACCACGGCCGCGGCGTCGCCGACCTCCTCGGCGTCGACGGCCCCACCGAGGAGGAACCGATCCACCTCACCCCCGAGGAACTCGCGGCTCGCTTCGAGGGCCAGGTCACCCCCGAGAACCTCGCCGCCTCCCTCGACCTCGGCTATCTGGGCATCGACGGCGACGAGATCGTCCACATCAGCCGACGGCTCCTGGACGTCTCCTCCGCCCTGGTCCGCGAGGGCATCCCGCTCGCCGAGGTGCTTGCCGCCGGCGTCCGCGTCCGCGAACACGCCGACGCCCTCGCCGAACTCTTCACCGCCCTGATCCTCCGCCACGCCACCGAGGAAGACCTCCCCCGCCTGCGCCCCCTGGCCCGCAGCGTCATGGAAGCCGAACTCTCCCTGGCGCTGGACAGACGGCTGCGCAAAGGGAACTGA
- a CDS encoding flavin-containing monooxygenase — MTEHVRVAVIGSGFGGLGAAVRLRREGITDFVVLERAGSVGGTWRDNDYPGCACDVPSHLYSFSFAPNPDWPRTFSGQKHIRAYLERVTDVFGLRPHLRLDSEVLRMTWDARELRWDIETSAGRYLADVVVSATGPLSDPKIPDVPGLDTFPGKVFHSARWDHDHDLTGQRVAMVGTGASAIQIVPALQPDVARLTVFQRTPPWVMPRVDRVISGAERALHRALPVTAQLRRGLLWGIRELQVQAFTKHPGELGFVEQLAKRNMARAIKDPALRAKLTPDYRIGCKRILLSSTYYPALAQPNVDVVASGLSEVRGSTLVAADGTETEADAIVFGTGFHVTDMPIADRVVGADGRTLAESWQGGMEALRGTSVAGFPNWMTIIGPNSGLANSSMILIIESQLNYLADYLRQLNVLGRRAALDARPSAVHAWNRRVQERMKRTVWSTGGCVSWYLDASGRNTTIWPGTPSEFRRATRRVDLAEYEVLRAPAVVRNDETKGENMDEKKDEVTA; from the coding sequence ATGACCGAACACGTACGGGTGGCGGTGATCGGGTCCGGCTTCGGTGGGCTGGGGGCCGCGGTGCGGCTGCGCCGCGAGGGGATCACCGACTTCGTCGTCCTGGAGCGGGCGGGCAGCGTCGGCGGGACCTGGCGGGACAACGACTACCCGGGGTGCGCCTGCGACGTCCCCTCCCACCTGTACTCCTTCTCCTTCGCGCCCAACCCGGACTGGCCGCGCACCTTCTCCGGTCAGAAGCACATCCGCGCCTATCTGGAGCGGGTGACCGACGTGTTCGGGCTGCGTCCGCACCTCCGCCTCGACTCCGAGGTCCTGCGGATGACGTGGGACGCGCGGGAGTTGCGCTGGGACATCGAGACCAGCGCGGGACGCTATCTCGCCGACGTCGTCGTCTCCGCGACCGGGCCGCTGTCCGATCCGAAGATCCCGGACGTCCCGGGGCTCGACACGTTCCCGGGCAAGGTCTTCCACTCGGCCCGCTGGGACCACGACCACGATCTCACCGGGCAGCGCGTGGCCATGGTCGGCACCGGCGCCTCCGCCATCCAGATCGTGCCCGCCCTCCAGCCCGACGTCGCGCGGCTGACGGTCTTCCAGCGCACCCCGCCGTGGGTGATGCCCCGCGTCGACCGGGTGATCAGCGGCGCCGAGCGCGCGCTCCACCGTGCGCTGCCCGTCACCGCCCAGCTGCGGCGCGGGCTGCTGTGGGGTATCCGGGAGCTGCAGGTCCAGGCGTTCACCAAGCACCCGGGCGAGCTCGGCTTCGTCGAGCAGCTCGCCAAGCGCAACATGGCCCGGGCGATCAAGGACCCGGCCCTGCGGGCCAAACTGACCCCGGACTACCGCATCGGCTGCAAGCGGATCCTGCTGTCCAGTACCTACTATCCGGCCCTCGCGCAGCCCAACGTGGACGTCGTCGCGAGCGGCCTGAGCGAGGTCCGCGGGTCCACGCTGGTGGCCGCCGACGGCACCGAGACCGAGGCCGACGCGATCGTCTTCGGCACCGGGTTCCATGTCACCGACATGCCGATCGCCGACCGGGTGGTGGGCGCCGACGGGCGGACCCTCGCGGAGAGCTGGCAGGGCGGCATGGAGGCCCTGCGCGGCACCTCCGTCGCCGGCTTCCCCAACTGGATGACGATCATCGGCCCCAACAGCGGCCTCGCGAACTCCTCCATGATCCTCATCATCGAGTCCCAGCTGAACTACCTGGCCGACTATCTGCGGCAGCTGAACGTCCTCGGCCGCCGGGCGGCCCTGGATGCCCGTCCGAGCGCCGTGCACGCGTGGAACCGCCGGGTGCAGGAGCGGATGAAGCGCACGGTGTGGAGCACGGGCGGCTGCGTCAGCTGGTACCTGGACGCCAGTGGCCGCAACACGACCATCTGGCCGGGCACGCCGAGCGAGTTCCGGCGCGCGACGCGACGCGTGGACCTCGCGGAGTACGAGGTCCTGCGCGCCCCCGCCGTCGTCAGGAACGACGAGACGAAGGGCGAGAACATGGACGAGAAGAAGGACGAGGTGACCGCGTGA